One segment of Niveibacterium microcysteis DNA contains the following:
- a CDS encoding DUF485 domain-containing protein: MSSKAINWAAIDADPRFQRLHAKKTSFLMGLMIFSVVYYFLLPIGAAYFQDVYKIKVFGPVNVGLLFALSEFIVAWTIAFYYSKKANTEFDAMAEELVREAERIGG; the protein is encoded by the coding sequence ATGAGCAGCAAGGCGATCAACTGGGCGGCGATCGACGCCGACCCGCGGTTCCAGCGACTGCACGCCAAAAAGACGTCATTCCTGATGGGGTTGATGATCTTCTCGGTCGTGTACTACTTCCTGCTGCCGATCGGTGCAGCGTATTTCCAGGATGTCTACAAGATCAAGGTCTTCGGGCCGGTGAACGTCGGCTTGCTGTTCGCGCTGTCGGAATTCATCGTCGCCTGGACCATCGCCTTCTACTACTCGAAGAAGGCCAACACCGAGTTCGACGCGATGGCGGAAGAGCTCGTGCGTGAAGCAGAACGGATCGGGGGCTGA
- a CDS encoding sensor histidine kinase, producing the protein MRLPRWPGSASSKGGAGGRRPPYSLFGEILDWMLAPLLFLWPISIIATHHVAQGIADKPYDRALEANVAAIARLMQVDAMGRVTVNFPAPARALLRADEEDAIYYQVIGPRGELVVGDVELPPPPPEPAEDDEHPARALHFADLEIAGEDVRIARRRFLLPDGKGEAIVQVAETRNKREALASRIVTGVLLPQFLVIPATVVLVWLGLTRGIAPLNRLQALIRRRRPADLSPIEPASVPEEVRPLIIAFNDMMQRLDENLQAQQRFVADAAHQMRTPLAGLKMQTELALSEHDPEALRDSLQRIHTGAERAAHLINQLLALARAEASSHGRSGLERIDLEQLVREVATEFVPRALHKGVDLGVETTGWPLAVDGMPVLLREMLKNLIDNAIKYTPRGGHVTVFSAYDAARPRVALLGVQDDGVGIPEEDRERVFERFYRVLGSGVEGSGLGLPIVREIADLHAATIRLEHGPGGVGTRFLIEFPRAGEPVGPRPQAMGE; encoded by the coding sequence ATGCGGCTACCTAGATGGCCCGGCTCCGCGTCGTCCAAGGGCGGCGCGGGAGGGCGACGCCCGCCGTATTCCCTGTTCGGCGAGATCCTCGACTGGATGCTCGCGCCGCTGCTGTTCCTGTGGCCCATCTCGATCATCGCTACCCACCATGTCGCGCAGGGCATTGCCGACAAACCATACGATCGGGCCTTGGAAGCGAACGTCGCCGCCATTGCAAGGCTGATGCAGGTCGACGCGATGGGGCGGGTGACGGTGAACTTCCCGGCGCCGGCGCGCGCACTGCTGCGTGCCGACGAAGAAGATGCGATCTACTACCAGGTGATCGGCCCGCGCGGCGAACTGGTCGTGGGGGATGTCGAACTACCGCCGCCACCACCTGAGCCGGCGGAGGACGACGAACACCCCGCGCGCGCCCTTCATTTCGCCGACCTCGAAATTGCGGGCGAGGATGTGCGCATCGCGCGCCGCCGCTTTTTGCTGCCGGACGGTAAGGGCGAGGCGATTGTGCAGGTCGCTGAAACGCGCAACAAGCGCGAGGCGCTCGCCTCACGCATCGTCACCGGCGTGCTGTTGCCGCAGTTTCTTGTGATTCCGGCGACGGTGGTGCTGGTGTGGCTGGGCCTCACGCGCGGGATTGCGCCGCTCAACCGGCTGCAGGCGCTGATTCGCCGGCGCCGCCCGGCCGATCTTTCGCCGATCGAGCCTGCAAGCGTGCCGGAGGAAGTGCGGCCCTTGATCATCGCGTTCAACGACATGATGCAGCGCCTCGACGAGAACCTGCAGGCTCAGCAACGCTTTGTGGCCGACGCGGCACATCAGATGCGCACGCCGCTTGCCGGGCTGAAGATGCAGACCGAACTGGCCTTGTCCGAACACGATCCCGAGGCGCTGCGCGACTCCCTGCAACGCATTCACACCGGCGCTGAGCGTGCCGCGCACTTGATCAACCAGCTGCTCGCGCTGGCCCGCGCCGAGGCGAGTTCACACGGCCGCAGCGGCCTCGAGCGGATCGACCTGGAGCAGCTGGTGCGCGAAGTGGCAACCGAGTTCGTGCCGCGCGCCCTGCACAAGGGCGTCGATCTGGGCGTCGAGACGACCGGCTGGCCGCTTGCGGTGGACGGTATGCCGGTGTTGCTGCGCGAGATGCTGAAGAACCTGATCGACAACGCGATCAAATACACGCCGCGGGGCGGCCATGTCACGGTGTTCTCGGCCTACGATGCAGCGCGCCCGCGTGTTGCGCTGCTCGGGGTGCAGGACGACGGTGTTGGCATCCCCGAGGAGGATCGCGAACGCGTCTTCGAGCGCTTCTACCGCGTGTTGGGCAGCGGCGTGGAAGGCAGCGGGTTAGGGCTGCCGATCGTGCGCGAGATTGCCGATCTGCACGCCGCGACGATTCGCCTCGAACACGGCCCGGGCGGCGTCGGCACCCGATTCCTGATCGAATTTCCACGCGCCGGCGAACCTGTCGGGCCGCGTCCGCAAGCCATGGGCGAATGA
- a CDS encoding MFS transporter, translating to MAQVGSMAIEPQARGITAEERKVIFASSLGTVFEWYDFYLYGSLAAIIAKHFFAGVNETTSFIFALLAFAAGFAVRPFGAIVFGRLGDMIGRKYTFLVTILIMGISTAIVGMLPTYAQIGVAAPVILISLRLLQGLALGGEYGGAATYVAEHAPKGKRGLFTSFIQTTATLGLFLSLLVILTCRTLLGKDEFEDWGWRIPFLISVLLLIVSVYIRLQLNESPVFKKMKEEGKASKAPLTESFARWENLKVVIFSLLGGTAGQAVVWYTGQFYALFFLLQTLKIDPMTANLLIAGSLAIGTPFFIVFGGLSDKIGRKPIIMIGCVLAALTYFPIFKALTQYGNPDIFAAQAASPVVVVADDKACSFQFDPVGKAKFTSSCDIAKGALAKKYIPYSNEAAAPGAVAQIKIGSTVISAYEGTGLPKDEAKAKKDAFDKELGAALKAAGYPDKADPAKTNIPMVLLLLTILVIYVTMVYGPIAAWLVELFPARIRYTSMSLPYHIGNGWFGGFLPTVAFAMVAATGDIYYGLWYPIVIAVMTAVIGTLFMPETKDRDIHHA from the coding sequence ATGGCACAAGTTGGCAGCATGGCTATCGAGCCGCAGGCTCGTGGCATCACTGCCGAGGAACGCAAGGTGATCTTTGCGTCATCCCTCGGCACGGTGTTCGAGTGGTACGACTTCTATCTCTACGGTTCGCTGGCGGCCATCATCGCCAAGCACTTCTTTGCCGGCGTGAACGAGACCACCTCGTTCATCTTCGCCTTGCTGGCGTTTGCTGCCGGTTTTGCGGTGCGCCCCTTCGGCGCGATCGTGTTCGGCCGCCTCGGCGACATGATCGGCCGCAAGTACACCTTCCTGGTGACGATCCTGATCATGGGTATCTCGACGGCCATCGTTGGTATGTTGCCCACCTATGCGCAAATCGGTGTTGCGGCGCCGGTGATCCTGATCTCGCTGCGTCTGCTGCAAGGCCTCGCACTCGGCGGCGAGTACGGCGGCGCGGCCACCTACGTCGCGGAGCATGCGCCGAAAGGCAAACGCGGCCTGTTCACCTCGTTCATCCAGACCACGGCTACGCTGGGCCTGTTCCTGTCGCTGCTGGTGATCCTTACCTGCCGCACGCTGCTGGGCAAGGATGAGTTCGAGGATTGGGGCTGGCGGATTCCGTTCCTGATCTCGGTGCTGCTGCTGATCGTGTCGGTCTACATCCGTCTGCAGCTCAACGAGTCACCGGTGTTCAAGAAGATGAAGGAGGAGGGCAAGGCCTCCAAGGCGCCGCTGACCGAGTCCTTCGCGCGCTGGGAAAACCTCAAGGTGGTGATCTTCTCGCTGCTTGGTGGCACCGCAGGTCAGGCAGTGGTCTGGTACACCGGCCAGTTCTACGCGCTGTTCTTCCTGTTGCAGACGCTCAAGATCGACCCGATGACCGCCAACCTGCTGATCGCCGGCTCGCTCGCGATCGGCACGCCGTTCTTCATCGTGTTTGGCGGTCTGTCGGACAAGATCGGTCGCAAGCCGATCATCATGATCGGCTGTGTGCTGGCGGCGCTGACCTACTTCCCGATCTTCAAGGCGCTGACCCAGTACGGCAACCCGGACATCTTCGCCGCACAGGCGGCCAGCCCGGTGGTCGTGGTGGCGGACGACAAGGCCTGCTCATTCCAGTTCGACCCGGTCGGCAAAGCCAAGTTCACCAGCTCCTGCGATATCGCCAAGGGCGCGCTGGCGAAGAAGTACATCCCGTACTCGAACGAGGCGGCTGCCCCGGGCGCAGTGGCGCAGATCAAGATCGGCTCGACCGTGATCTCCGCCTACGAGGGCACCGGTTTGCCGAAGGACGAAGCCAAGGCCAAGAAGGACGCGTTCGACAAGGAACTCGGCGCAGCCCTGAAGGCAGCCGGCTACCCGGACAAGGCCGACCCGGCCAAGACCAACATCCCGATGGTGCTGCTGCTGCTCACGATCCTCGTGATCTACGTGACCATGGTGTACGGCCCGATTGCCGCCTGGCTCGTCGAGCTGTTCCCGGCGCGCATCCGCTATACCTCGATGTCGCTGCCATATCACATCGGCAACGGCTGGTTCGGCGGCTTCCTGCCGACGGTGGCGTTCGCGATGGTGGCGGCCACGGGCGATATCTACTACGGCCTCTGGTACCCGATCGTGATCGCGGTGATGACCGCTGTGATCGGCACACTGTTCATGCCTGAAACCAAGGACCGCGATATTCACCACGCGTGA
- a CDS encoding serine/threonine protein kinase, translated as MLATELSPGDEIDGYRIESRLHAGGMAVIYRVSRHDLPGPAVMKVPRLGQGEPGATVVSFEVEQMVLEALDGGPVPKLYAVGDLERSPYLVMEHVEGLTLSDLLDQGPLAETEVRRIGAAVANAVQQLHEQEVIHLDLKPSNIILRPDGRAVLIDLGLARHAHLPDLLAEAFRRPLGSAPYIAPEQVLGIRTEARSDVFALGVMLYEFATGSYPFGAPSSPGGMRKRLRESPVPPRARVPALSEALQETIYRCLEVNVERRLASAKQLAFELQHPDQVAVTERGRWTRRQGALQRLRNWIVGLGYEPDVTVAPAARASDAPIIMVAVATAYTNEKHQQAIRNAVRRFALAMPDARVACVTVSKPQPVMGTSDEATSGPRQHLQQLIQLRHWAEPIALPASRITFHVLEAADPADGLLEYARGNSVDHILIGAPPPNLVGRNILPPVADKVISDAPCSVTIVRPR; from the coding sequence ATGCTTGCGACCGAGCTGTCGCCGGGCGACGAGATCGACGGCTACCGCATTGAGTCTCGCCTGCATGCGGGCGGCATGGCTGTGATCTACCGCGTGTCGCGTCACGACTTGCCTGGCCCCGCCGTGATGAAAGTGCCGCGCCTGGGGCAAGGCGAGCCTGGTGCCACCGTAGTCAGCTTCGAAGTCGAACAGATGGTGCTCGAAGCGCTCGACGGCGGCCCGGTGCCAAAGCTCTACGCGGTGGGCGATCTGGAGCGCAGTCCGTACTTGGTGATGGAGCATGTTGAAGGGCTGACCTTGTCTGATCTGCTCGATCAAGGCCCGCTCGCCGAGACCGAGGTGCGCCGCATCGGCGCGGCGGTTGCCAACGCGGTGCAGCAACTGCATGAGCAAGAGGTCATCCATCTCGACCTGAAGCCCTCCAACATCATCCTGCGCCCCGACGGCCGTGCGGTACTGATCGACCTGGGGCTTGCGCGTCATGCCCACCTGCCGGATCTGCTCGCGGAAGCGTTTCGTCGCCCGCTCGGCTCGGCGCCATACATCGCACCCGAACAGGTGCTGGGTATCCGCACCGAGGCGCGCAGCGACGTGTTCGCGCTGGGGGTGATGCTCTACGAATTCGCCACCGGCAGCTATCCGTTTGGCGCACCCAGTTCGCCCGGTGGCATGCGAAAGCGCTTGCGCGAGAGCCCGGTGCCGCCGCGCGCTCGGGTGCCCGCCTTGTCCGAAGCGCTGCAGGAAACGATCTACCGATGCCTCGAGGTGAACGTCGAGCGCAGGCTTGCGAGCGCAAAGCAGCTGGCCTTCGAGTTGCAGCATCCGGACCAGGTCGCGGTCACCGAGCGTGGCCGCTGGACGCGACGGCAGGGTGCGCTGCAGCGGTTGCGCAACTGGATCGTCGGCCTTGGCTACGAGCCTGACGTGACGGTCGCGCCGGCGGCTCGCGCCAGCGATGCGCCGATCATCATGGTGGCCGTGGCCACTGCCTACACCAACGAAAAGCATCAACAGGCAATTCGCAACGCGGTGCGCCGCTTCGCGCTGGCGATGCCTGACGCGCGCGTGGCATGCGTGACGGTGAGCAAGCCACAGCCGGTGATGGGCACCTCCGACGAGGCCACCAGCGGGCCGCGCCAGCATCTTCAACAGCTGATCCAGCTGCGCCATTGGGCGGAGCCGATCGCCTTGCCGGCGAGCCGCATCACTTTCCATGTGCTGGAAGCGGCCGACCCCGCAGACGGCCTGCTCGAATACGCGCGCGGCAACAGCGTCGACCACATCCTGATCGGCGCGCCGCCGCCCAATCTGGTCGGCCGCAACATCCTGCCGCCGGTGGCAGACAAGGTCATCAGCGACGCCCCCTGCAGCGTCACCATCGTGCGCCCGCGCTAA
- a CDS encoding metallophosphoesterase family protein, which translates to MKLALLADIHSNIEALDACLEHARQEGADAFAVLGDLVGYGADPGPVIDRILALGTSLHVAVLGNHDAAAVGRSQEPMNDEAQAAIEWTIPQLNDEQRAFLAQLPLVVRDDDVTWVHASAEYPELFPYVASAADARASLLAAGTRYVFCGHVHDPTLYYVGSDGRLTPFMPTPGFGIPVGRHRSWLGIVGSCGQPRDGRTGAWYAMFDRSRARLSYHRVPYDTASAAAKIRRAGLAERFALQIEGLA; encoded by the coding sequence GTGAAACTCGCGCTGCTTGCCGATATCCATAGCAACATCGAGGCGCTCGACGCCTGTCTTGAGCATGCGCGGCAGGAGGGGGCGGACGCTTTTGCGGTGCTCGGCGATCTGGTTGGCTATGGTGCCGATCCCGGCCCGGTGATTGACCGCATCCTCGCGCTAGGGACATCCCTTCATGTTGCCGTGCTCGGCAACCACGATGCCGCAGCCGTCGGTCGCAGCCAGGAGCCGATGAACGACGAGGCGCAGGCCGCGATCGAATGGACCATTCCGCAGCTCAACGACGAACAGCGAGCCTTCCTCGCGCAGTTGCCGCTGGTGGTGAGGGACGACGACGTCACCTGGGTGCACGCCAGCGCGGAATACCCCGAGCTGTTTCCTTACGTTGCAAGCGCGGCCGATGCGCGCGCCAGTCTGCTGGCGGCGGGTACGCGCTATGTCTTCTGTGGCCATGTGCATGATCCGACCTTGTACTACGTCGGCTCCGACGGGCGGCTGACGCCATTCATGCCGACACCGGGCTTCGGCATTCCGGTCGGGCGGCATCGCAGCTGGCTCGGTATTGTTGGGTCCTGCGGCCAGCCGCGCGACGGCCGCACCGGCGCCTGGTACGCGATGTTCGATCGCAGTCGCGCTCGCCTGAGTTATCACCGCGTGCCCTACGACACAGCAAGTGCCGCGGCCAAGATACGCCGGGCCGGGCTCGCCGAACGTTTTGCGCTGCAGATCGAGGGGCTCGCCTGA